Proteins co-encoded in one Armatimonadota bacterium genomic window:
- a CDS encoding dihydroorotate dehydrogenase: MDLSTTYMGLKLRNPLVASSSPLSHKVEGICQLEEAGIGAVVMYSLFEEQITLESQQLDYFLTHGTESYAEALSYFPDLGEYNVGPDEYLRLIRNAKEKVGIPLIGSLNGVSAGGWVHYAKLIEQAGADALELNVYYLPTDPDLTGSAVEEMTVEVVQAVRKEVTIPLAVKISPFFSSIPHMAKRLAEAGANALVLFNRFYQPDIDIENLEVKPHLVLSDSDELRLPLRWTAILHGRVPLDLAITTGVHTHRDVLKGLMAGAKVTMMASELLQNGLGRIGQILQEMQAWMEEYEYSSVQQMIGSVSQKNVAEPAAFERANYMKVLDSYPRLI; encoded by the coding sequence ATGGATTTGAGTACCACATACATGGGTTTGAAATTGCGCAACCCGCTGGTTGCCTCTTCCTCGCCCCTGTCGCACAAGGTGGAAGGTATCTGCCAGCTGGAGGAGGCGGGTATTGGCGCAGTGGTGATGTATTCGCTGTTCGAGGAGCAAATCACCCTCGAGAGCCAGCAACTGGATTACTTCCTCACGCATGGCACCGAGAGTTATGCTGAAGCGCTCAGCTACTTTCCGGACCTGGGCGAGTATAACGTGGGACCGGATGAATATCTCCGTCTCATCCGCAACGCCAAGGAGAAAGTGGGCATTCCCCTCATTGGCAGTCTGAATGGCGTCTCTGCGGGGGGGTGGGTGCACTACGCGAAGCTGATAGAGCAAGCCGGTGCGGATGCGCTGGAGCTGAATGTGTACTATCTGCCCACCGATCCCGACCTGACCGGTAGCGCCGTGGAAGAGATGACGGTCGAAGTGGTGCAGGCAGTGCGCAAGGAGGTCACCATCCCGCTGGCGGTAAAGATAAGCCCCTTCTTCAGCTCCATTCCCCACATGGCGAAGAGATTGGCGGAGGCGGGCGCGAACGCTCTGGTGTTGTTCAACCGTTTCTACCAGCCCGACATCGATATCGAGAATCTGGAGGTCAAGCCTCATCTGGTGCTCAGCGACTCGGATGAGCTGCGCTTGCCCTTGCGCTGGACAGCTATCCTGCATGGGCGCGTGCCTCTGGACCTCGCCATCACCACAGGAGTCCATACCCACCGTGACGTGTTAAAGGGGCTGATGGCGGGTGCGAAGGTGACCATGATGGCTTCGGAGCTGCTGCAGAACGGTTTGGGGCGCATCGGGCAGATACTGCAGGAGATGCAGGCATGGATGGAAGAGTACGAATATTCCTCCGTGCAGCAGATGATTGGCAGCGTCAGCCAGAAGAACGTGGCGGAACCTGCCGCGTTTGAGCGTGCCAACTACATGAAGGTGCTCGATTCGTATCCTCGTCTCATATAA
- a CDS encoding alpha-mannosidase — MLKHPELTLARVERFLRNELQPRIWAAQIPMQAGVYRPSGKISPADAPRQAYTPVQPGYTWGPIWSDAWFRLTAVVPPEWRGQTVCALIDCGAEAVVWVGDDPRQGIDEYHREYLVTDSARGGEEITLYVQATGMNPYVSVDAKPIEPPPQPFTFHYAHLAVWDREISALYWDMQVALEVLKELPPAEPRRAQLLYALNQAVNAFDPGDRSSIARCRQIISETYNKPACPSAHRISAIGHAHIDTAWLWPLERTQQKCIHTFATAVRLMDMYPEYKFICSQAQQYAWVKELAPRLYERIKQKVREGQWEVAGSMWVEADCNITGGESLVRQILYGKRFWMQEFGIETVDLWLPDVFGYAACLPQILKKAGIRYFMTQKISWNQVNKFPHHTFLWQGIDGTRIFTHFPPADTYNGNMTPRELMYHVRNFREHDRATRALYIYGYGDGGGGPTAQMLEYARRLRDVEGMPRVTLEFARDFFAKAEAEAKDLPVWVGELYLELHRGTYTTQARNKRHNRKSEFLLREAEFLACVRPEGLRHYPAQELERAWKLVLTNQFHDIIPGSSVNEVYRDSERDYAEVRAIAERIVVESLQAIGEAVNTEGMQAPLLVVRTLPPPSSAQLVEAPLVDGFTPRSVRCGENVMPVQIVEREGQRYVLLEDVESSEEYSFSVYDLREEPCAEETGITVSARVLDNGILRVEFDEQGLITRIYDYEHQREVLAPGEKGNQLQLFEDKPLFWDAWDIDIFYQEKGCVITELESAEVVEAGALRGAVRFTRRFGNSCIVQTVRLAAGSRRIDFVTEVDWHEEYKLLKVAFPVAVNSHRATYEIQYGHVERPTHYNTSWDMARFEVAAQKWVDLSEHGYGVALLNDCKYGHDVFGNTLRLTLLRAPKAPDPEADMGHHVFTYSLFPHAGSPQEGGVIEEAYWLNSPPRTLRLPAGRPAEGDTEGKFFWVDRDGVIIEAVKKAEDEEAIVVRLYEAYNSRGEVTVTTSLPVREAVLCDLLERDLQPLPMENGSFTIQIQPFEVISVKLR; from the coding sequence ATGCTGAAACATCCCGAACTGACTCTGGCGCGTGTGGAACGTTTTCTACGCAATGAGCTGCAGCCTCGAATCTGGGCTGCGCAGATACCCATGCAGGCGGGAGTGTACCGCCCCAGCGGCAAAATCTCCCCGGCGGACGCGCCCAGGCAAGCCTATACCCCCGTGCAGCCGGGCTATACCTGGGGACCGATTTGGAGCGACGCCTGGTTCCGGTTGACCGCTGTCGTTCCCCCGGAATGGCGCGGGCAAACCGTATGTGCCCTCATCGACTGCGGCGCGGAAGCGGTGGTCTGGGTGGGGGACGACCCACGACAGGGTATCGACGAATACCACCGCGAGTACCTGGTTACCGATTCGGCACGTGGCGGTGAGGAAATTACTCTCTACGTGCAGGCAACAGGCATGAACCCTTACGTCAGCGTGGATGCCAAGCCGATAGAACCCCCTCCCCAACCTTTCACCTTCCACTATGCCCATCTGGCGGTATGGGATCGCGAGATCTCTGCGCTGTATTGGGACATGCAGGTCGCCCTGGAGGTATTGAAGGAGCTTCCACCTGCTGAACCGCGCCGGGCGCAGCTGCTGTATGCGCTGAATCAGGCGGTGAACGCTTTTGATCCCGGTGACCGCAGTAGCATCGCTCGCTGTCGGCAGATAATCAGCGAGACCTACAACAAGCCTGCCTGCCCCTCGGCACACCGCATCAGCGCTATCGGGCACGCCCACATCGATACCGCATGGCTGTGGCCTCTCGAGCGCACCCAGCAAAAGTGCATTCACACCTTCGCTACCGCCGTGCGCCTGATGGACATGTACCCGGAGTACAAATTCATCTGCTCACAGGCGCAGCAGTATGCATGGGTGAAGGAGCTGGCTCCCCGTCTGTACGAGCGCATCAAGCAGAAAGTGCGCGAAGGGCAGTGGGAGGTCGCCGGCTCGATGTGGGTGGAGGCAGATTGTAATATTACGGGCGGCGAGTCGCTGGTGAGGCAGATTCTGTACGGAAAGCGGTTCTGGATGCAGGAGTTCGGCATCGAAACGGTGGACCTGTGGCTGCCTGATGTGTTCGGCTATGCGGCGTGCCTGCCCCAAATCCTGAAGAAAGCGGGCATCCGCTACTTCATGACACAGAAAATCAGCTGGAATCAGGTGAACAAGTTCCCGCACCATACCTTCCTGTGGCAGGGCATCGACGGTACGCGCATCTTCACGCACTTCCCGCCTGCCGACACTTATAACGGCAACATGACACCGCGCGAGCTGATGTACCACGTGCGCAACTTCCGCGAACACGACCGCGCCACCCGTGCGCTCTACATCTACGGTTATGGCGACGGTGGCGGCGGTCCCACCGCCCAGATGTTAGAATACGCTCGCCGTCTGCGCGATGTGGAAGGAATGCCCCGCGTGACGCTGGAGTTCGCTCGCGATTTCTTCGCCAAGGCGGAAGCGGAGGCGAAAGACCTGCCCGTGTGGGTGGGTGAACTCTATCTGGAACTGCATCGTGGCACCTACACCACGCAGGCTCGCAACAAACGCCACAACCGAAAGAGCGAGTTCTTGCTGCGCGAAGCCGAGTTCCTGGCGTGTGTGCGCCCCGAAGGACTGCGCCACTACCCCGCGCAGGAGCTGGAGCGCGCCTGGAAACTGGTGCTGACCAATCAGTTCCACGATATTATCCCCGGCTCGTCGGTGAATGAAGTGTACCGCGACTCCGAGCGCGACTACGCAGAGGTCAGGGCAATTGCCGAACGCATTGTCGTGGAGTCGCTCCAAGCCATCGGCGAAGCGGTGAACACCGAAGGGATGCAGGCGCCTCTTCTGGTGGTGCGCACCCTGCCGCCTCCCTCTTCCGCCCAGCTGGTGGAAGCACCCCTTGTCGATGGATTCACGCCACGATCGGTTCGCTGTGGCGAAAACGTGATGCCCGTGCAAATCGTGGAGCGGGAGGGACAGCGTTACGTTCTTTTGGAAGATGTGGAGAGCTCCGAGGAGTACTCTTTCTCCGTGTACGACCTGCGCGAGGAGCCCTGTGCGGAGGAAACCGGAATCACTGTCTCGGCGCGCGTGCTGGACAACGGCATCCTGCGGGTGGAGTTCGACGAGCAGGGGCTGATTACCCGCATTTACGACTATGAACACCAGCGGGAAGTGCTCGCCCCCGGTGAAAAGGGCAATCAGCTACAGCTCTTTGAGGACAAACCTCTCTTCTGGGATGCCTGGGATATCGACATCTTCTATCAGGAGAAGGGGTGCGTCATTACCGAGCTGGAGTCAGCAGAGGTGGTGGAAGCGGGTGCTCTGCGCGGAGCAGTACGCTTCACCCGACGGTTCGGCAACTCCTGCATCGTGCAAACGGTTCGGCTGGCAGCGGGGAGCCGCCGCATCGATTTCGTCACAGAAGTGGACTGGCACGAGGAGTACAAACTGCTCAAAGTGGCTTTCCCCGTTGCGGTCAACAGCCATCGGGCAACTTACGAGATACAATACGGTCACGTGGAGCGGCCGACCCACTACAACACAAGCTGGGATATGGCGCGCTTCGAGGTCGCCGCGCAGAAATGGGTAGACCTCAGCGAACACGGCTACGGCGTGGCGCTTTTGAACGACTGCAAGTACGGACACGATGTGTTTGGCAACACCCTGCGCCTCACGCTTCTGCGCGCCCCCAAAGCGCCTGACCCCGAGGCGGATATGGGACATCACGTCTTCACTTACTCCCTCTTCCCCCATGCGGGTAGCCCGCAGGAGGGTGGCGTCATCGAGGAGGCATACTGGTTGAACAGCCCACCGCGCACCTTGCGATTGCCTGCAGGCAGACCGGCAGAGGGGGATACCGAGGGCAAGTTCTTCTGGGTAGACCGCGATGGAGTGATTATCGAAGCGGTCAAGAAAGCGGAAGACGAAGAGGCGATAGTGGTTCGGCTGTATGAGGCGTACAACTCGCGAGGCGAGGTGACCGTCACTACCAGCCTGCCTGTTCGAGAGGCAGTGCTGTGCGACTTGCTGGAGCGAGACCTCCAGCCCTTACCGATGGAGAACGGTTCGTTCACCATCCAGATTCAGCCCTTTGAAGTGATCTCGGTGAAGCTGCGCTGA
- a CDS encoding 2-hydroxyacid dehydrogenase, whose translation MSTQRSRVLYLPQTDHTDLAFTPYWWNRLRRHAEVVEWDHAVPCTSENLAERIGEFEVLVTAWGSPRLTDEVLQKATRLRLIAHAAGSVKFMLSQEAVQRYLLPRGIRVFSGNGAIALNVAEATVGMMIMGVRRWIDHAIAYRERGVWRDPALPLNGQYLLGATVGLVSCSAVAREVVRLLRPFRTHLLVYDPFLPLQEARRMRLKPVDLQTLFRESHIVSVHTPLLPETVGLIRAEHLRLLRAHSVLVNTSRGKVIDHEALLEEARTGRFVAVLDVTDPEPLPPDHPLRELPNVIILPHIAGTGFYGYHRIGEMLVRAVEATAKGQPFQGEVPLERYERIA comes from the coding sequence ATGTCTACACAACGTTCGAGGGTACTTTACCTGCCTCAGACTGACCATACCGATCTGGCTTTCACGCCTTACTGGTGGAACCGACTGCGTCGCCATGCGGAGGTGGTAGAGTGGGACCATGCTGTGCCCTGCACTTCCGAGAATCTGGCAGAACGCATCGGCGAGTTTGAGGTGCTGGTGACCGCGTGGGGCAGTCCACGCTTGACGGACGAGGTACTGCAAAAGGCGACAAGGCTTCGGTTGATTGCCCATGCCGCCGGGTCGGTCAAGTTCATGCTCTCGCAAGAGGCGGTACAGCGTTATCTCCTCCCGCGCGGTATTCGCGTGTTCAGTGGAAACGGTGCGATTGCGCTCAACGTTGCTGAAGCCACTGTGGGCATGATGATTATGGGCGTGCGCCGCTGGATAGACCACGCCATCGCCTACCGCGAGCGAGGCGTCTGGCGTGACCCGGCTCTTCCCCTGAACGGGCAATACCTTCTCGGTGCGACGGTAGGGCTGGTTTCGTGCAGTGCTGTCGCCAGGGAGGTGGTTCGGCTTCTTCGCCCCTTCCGCACCCATCTTCTGGTGTACGATCCCTTCCTGCCGCTGCAGGAGGCGCGACGTATGCGCCTGAAGCCGGTAGACCTGCAAACGCTCTTCCGCGAGTCGCACATCGTGAGCGTGCATACCCCCCTCCTGCCTGAAACGGTGGGGTTGATTCGTGCCGAACATCTGCGCCTGTTGCGCGCGCACAGCGTATTGGTGAACACCAGTCGTGGCAAGGTGATAGACCACGAGGCTCTGCTGGAAGAGGCGCGCACAGGGCGTTTTGTGGCGGTGCTGGATGTGACCGACCCCGAGCCGCTTCCTCCCGACCATCCTTTGCGTGAGCTGCCCAATGTGATTATCCTGCCGCATATCGCCGGTACGGGATTTTACGGCTACCATCGCATCGGCGAGATGCTGGTGAGGGCGGTGGAAGCAACAGCAAAGGGGCAACCTTTCCAGGGGGAAGTTCCTCTGGAGCGTTACGAGCGAATAGCCTAA
- the rsfS gene encoding ribosomal silencing factor RsfS — translation MTAEEKVDIIVRAAEEVKAEDISQIDLRGKTILADYFLLMNGRSNIQVRAIVDKIIEFMEEAGEREVRLEGYVRGEWVLLDYGDVVVHVMQPEVREFYGLEEFWRNAPLLDKRG, via the coding sequence TTGACAGCCGAAGAGAAAGTGGACATTATTGTGCGAGCCGCAGAAGAAGTGAAAGCAGAGGACATCTCGCAGATCGACCTGCGCGGCAAAACCATTCTGGCGGACTATTTCCTGCTGATGAACGGACGTTCCAACATTCAGGTGCGCGCCATCGTGGACAAGATTATCGAGTTCATGGAGGAGGCAGGAGAGCGCGAGGTGCGTCTGGAAGGGTATGTACGCGGAGAGTGGGTACTGCTGGACTACGGTGATGTGGTAGTGCATGTCATGCAGCCCGAGGTGCGCGAGTTCTACGGGTTAGAGGAGTTCTGGCGGAACGCACCGCTGCTGGACAAACGGGGGTAA
- a CDS encoding transcriptional regulator, translating to MSFEPPAGARLWLHRVLWGLLSLVVIAGAGITGALLGYNQHASKPVTVRELVTPAFEGTPRMRILALGVDQESGNTDTIIVATVDFEKKAVYALSIPRDTRADIPGHRTFKVNAAYAWGRLQTAKQTVENLLGITIDRVVLVRLEGFKRIVDLLGGVEIDIEKDMHYVDRKQRLYIHLKKGYRLLDGEKAMQYVRFRHDPLGDLGRIQRQQKFLKALAAKMFQWQEVDKLPELTRQIMEQIETDMTTREVLHLARFGKDLPPERIFMGVLPGQPQNIDGVSYYIPDETRVAHALDELEQSALSQTTVEGGNQTP from the coding sequence ATGAGTTTTGAGCCGCCTGCTGGGGCGCGCCTCTGGTTGCATCGTGTGCTCTGGGGGTTGTTGTCACTGGTGGTCATCGCGGGAGCAGGCATCACCGGTGCGCTGCTGGGATATAATCAGCACGCTTCCAAACCCGTTACCGTGCGGGAACTGGTGACCCCAGCCTTTGAGGGCACGCCGCGAATGCGCATCCTCGCGCTGGGAGTGGACCAGGAATCAGGCAACACCGACACCATCATCGTGGCGACGGTGGATTTCGAGAAGAAGGCGGTATACGCCCTGTCCATTCCGCGTGATACCCGCGCAGACATTCCGGGACACCGCACCTTCAAGGTAAACGCTGCCTACGCCTGGGGTAGACTGCAGACGGCGAAGCAGACGGTGGAGAACTTGCTGGGCATCACCATCGACCGCGTGGTGCTGGTGCGGCTGGAAGGGTTTAAGCGCATCGTGGACCTGCTGGGCGGTGTGGAGATAGACATTGAGAAGGACATGCACTACGTAGACCGCAAACAGAGACTGTATATCCACCTGAAAAAAGGCTATCGCTTGCTGGACGGCGAAAAAGCGATGCAGTATGTGCGGTTCCGACACGACCCATTGGGCGACCTGGGACGCATCCAGCGCCAGCAGAAGTTCCTGAAGGCATTGGCGGCGAAAATGTTCCAGTGGCAGGAGGTGGACAAGCTGCCGGAGCTGACCCGACAGATTATGGAGCAGATAGAGACCGACATGACCACCCGCGAGGTGCTGCATCTGGCGAGGTTCGGCAAAGACCTGCCGCCGGAGCGTATCTTTATGGGGGTCTTGCCCGGTCAACCGCAAAACATAGATGGCGTGAGTTACTATATTCCCGATGAAACGCGCGTTGCCCACGCGCTGGACGAACTGGAGCAGAGTGCACTCTCTCAAACCACTGTGGAAGGGGGGAACCAGACGCCTTGA
- the nadD gene encoding putative nicotinate-nucleotide adenylyltransferase — MRTGILGGTFDPIHYAHLFIAEEARQRFELEQVVFIPCGTPPHKKSYAVSPAEHRFAMTLLATASNPCFRASRIEIERGGVSYTVDTLEQWLSLYPHHELFLIMGADSLAYMSTWKQPERICQMAHIIAASRPGFDLASLHLPDTLCRRVYVMEMPLLDISATDIRNRVRRGASIRYLTPDSVVQYILKHQLYRNEPLEEPNEF, encoded by the coding sequence ATGCGCACAGGAATACTGGGCGGTACGTTTGACCCCATCCACTACGCCCATCTGTTCATCGCTGAAGAGGCGCGCCAGCGTTTCGAGCTGGAGCAGGTGGTGTTTATCCCCTGCGGCACACCACCTCATAAGAAAAGCTATGCGGTCTCTCCTGCGGAACACCGCTTCGCCATGACCCTGCTGGCGACGGCGAGCAATCCCTGTTTTCGCGCCTCCCGCATCGAGATAGAGCGCGGCGGCGTATCGTACACGGTGGACACTCTGGAGCAGTGGCTGAGCCTCTACCCGCATCACGAACTATTTCTCATTATGGGGGCGGACTCGCTGGCGTACATGAGCACATGGAAACAACCAGAGCGTATTTGCCAGATGGCGCATATCATTGCCGCGTCGCGTCCCGGCTTTGACCTCGCCAGTTTGCATCTGCCTGACACGCTGTGCCGGCGTGTGTACGTGATGGAGATGCCCTTGCTGGATATTTCCGCCACCGATATTCGCAACCGGGTGCGGCGTGGCGCGTCTATCCGATACCTGACGCCCGACAGCGTGGTACAGTATATCCTGAAACATCAGCTTTATCGCAATGAACCGCTGGAGGAGCCGAATGAGTTTTGA
- the proA gene encoding gamma-glutamyl phosphate reductase: protein MSDWELQITEQARAARRAAMTLAQASSAVKNRALLAMADALLADSAHILEANDEDIRRARERGLSEAMIERLTLSEKRIAAMAEGIRQVTALPDPVGEIVEGWKRPNGLEILKVRVPLGVIAIIYESRPNVTADAAALCLKSGNAVILRGGSEAFQSNQAITGSLVRAVQSAGLPAECVQMVQTTDREAATYLMRLNGLVDCIIPRGGAGLIQTVMQTATVPVIETGVGNCHTYVHEDADLQMASEVAFNAKVQRCSVCNAMETLLVHSAVAEAFLPAFAERLKSAGVEIRGCERTRQLVPWAVPATEEDWYTEYLALILAVKVVDSLEEAVAHINHYGSRHSEAILTRSLDAARRFTREVDAACVYVNASTRFTDGFEFGFGAEIGISTQKLHARGPMGLRELTTTKYVVYGDGQVRT, encoded by the coding sequence ATGAGCGATTGGGAACTACAGATTACTGAACAAGCGAGAGCCGCTCGCCGTGCGGCGATGACGCTGGCGCAGGCAAGCAGTGCCGTCAAGAACCGGGCTCTGCTGGCGATGGCTGATGCCTTGCTTGCCGATTCCGCGCATATTCTGGAGGCAAATGACGAGGATATCCGCCGGGCTCGTGAGCGGGGACTCTCTGAAGCCATGATAGAACGGCTGACGCTGAGCGAAAAGCGCATCGCAGCGATGGCAGAGGGCATTCGGCAGGTGACTGCGCTACCCGACCCGGTGGGCGAGATCGTGGAAGGCTGGAAGCGACCCAACGGGCTAGAAATCCTGAAGGTGCGTGTGCCGCTGGGAGTCATCGCCATCATCTATGAATCGCGCCCGAACGTGACCGCCGACGCGGCGGCACTGTGCCTCAAGTCGGGCAACGCCGTCATCTTGCGGGGCGGCTCGGAGGCTTTCCAGTCGAATCAGGCAATCACCGGCAGTCTGGTGCGCGCAGTGCAAAGCGCGGGTCTACCGGCGGAGTGTGTGCAGATGGTGCAGACCACTGACCGCGAAGCGGCCACCTATCTGATGCGCCTGAACGGACTGGTGGACTGCATTATCCCGCGAGGCGGCGCAGGTCTGATACAAACGGTGATGCAGACCGCCACCGTGCCCGTGATTGAAACCGGCGTGGGCAACTGCCATACCTACGTGCATGAGGACGCCGACCTGCAGATGGCATCGGAGGTGGCGTTCAACGCGAAGGTACAGCGGTGCTCGGTATGCAATGCGATGGAGACGCTGCTGGTGCATTCGGCAGTGGCGGAAGCGTTCCTGCCTGCCTTTGCAGAGAGGTTGAAGAGCGCAGGAGTGGAGATTCGCGGTTGTGAGCGTACGCGACAACTGGTTCCCTGGGCGGTGCCCGCCACCGAAGAGGACTGGTACACCGAATACCTCGCGCTGATACTGGCGGTGAAGGTGGTGGACAGTCTCGAGGAGGCGGTGGCGCATATCAACCACTACGGCAGTCGCCATTCCGAAGCCATCCTTACGCGCAGTCTAGACGCCGCACGACGATTTACTCGCGAGGTAGACGCTGCCTGTGTGTACGTGAACGCCTCCACTCGATTCACCGACGGCTTTGAGTTCGGCTTCGGGGCGGAGATTGGTATCAGCACGCAGAAACTGCACGCACGTGGTCCCATGGGCTTGCGCGAACTGACCACCACCAAATACGTCGTGTACGGCGATGGGCAGGTGCGGACGTAA
- a CDS encoding endoglucanase, whose protein sequence is MAPVAQRKLPAATPQKLPRWRGFNLLNKFHLDWNNRPFSEQDFAWLAELGFNFVRLPMDYRCWTDPSDWTKLREEVLKEIDAAVRYGQKHGVHVCINFHRAPGYTVASPPEPKPLWTDAEALKVCCLHWAHFAKRYKGIPNSQVSFNLFNEPANISPEVHRRVVERVVEAIREQDPDRLIICDGLNWARNPIEELVGLKVAGATRGYDPFVISHYKASWVQGSDRWPEPTYPWREGNTVWDKQTIWERIYKPWKELEKKGVGVMIGEFGAHNQTPHRVVMAWLRDLLSLWKEAGWGWAMWNFYGSFGPVDSGRADVRYEDWRGHKLDREMLELLQAM, encoded by the coding sequence ATGGCACCAGTAGCACAGCGCAAGCTCCCTGCGGCAACGCCGCAAAAGCTACCCCGATGGCGTGGCTTTAACCTGCTCAATAAGTTTCATCTCGACTGGAATAACCGACCTTTCAGCGAGCAAGACTTCGCATGGCTTGCCGAACTGGGGTTCAACTTCGTGCGCCTGCCGATGGATTACCGATGCTGGACAGACCCTTCGGACTGGACGAAACTGCGCGAAGAGGTGCTGAAAGAGATCGATGCAGCAGTGCGCTACGGGCAAAAGCATGGAGTGCATGTATGCATCAACTTCCATCGCGCGCCCGGTTACACAGTCGCCTCGCCGCCAGAACCGAAACCGCTGTGGACAGACGCTGAGGCGCTCAAAGTGTGTTGCCTGCACTGGGCGCACTTCGCCAAAAGGTATAAGGGCATCCCCAACAGCCAGGTCAGTTTCAATCTGTTCAACGAGCCCGCAAACATTTCTCCCGAAGTACATCGCAGGGTGGTGGAGCGTGTGGTGGAAGCCATCCGCGAGCAAGACCCCGACCGTCTCATCATCTGTGATGGGTTGAACTGGGCAAGGAACCCCATCGAGGAGCTGGTTGGGCTGAAGGTAGCGGGTGCCACGCGCGGTTACGACCCCTTCGTCATCTCCCACTATAAAGCCAGCTGGGTGCAAGGCTCCGACAGATGGCCCGAACCCACCTACCCCTGGCGCGAAGGCAACACCGTGTGGGACAAACAGACGATCTGGGAGCGCATCTACAAGCCCTGGAAAGAGCTGGAGAAGAAGGGCGTCGGCGTGATGATTGGCGAGTTCGGCGCACACAACCAGACACCTCACCGGGTGGTGATGGCATGGCTGCGTGACCTGCTGAGCCTCTGGAAGGAGGCAGGCTGGGGCTGGGCGATGTGGAACTTCTACGGTTCCTTTGGACCGGTAGATAGCGGACGCGCGGACGTGCGCTATGAGGACTGGCGGGGGCACAAGCTGGACCGCGAGATGCTGGAGCTGCTACAGGCGATGTAA
- a CDS encoding methyltransferase, whose amino-acid sequence MKSEMSDTAFNLIAPYYDELMHNVPYDFWVRYVHELIDRYRLKVHSILDLACGTGNVAMRLAKMGYEVWGVDISAPMVAEAQRKAQEAGLHIHYEVQDAAQLQLPRQFDLVLSLFDSLNYILSPEKLQEAFRRVYTHLQPGGAFLFDVNTEYALREGLFDQDNLGSRRRLLYRWKSRYDEETRICTVEMEFWLRNERGELAQHFVEVHRQRAYTLDELNTMLREAGFDYARAFHAYTLRPPNATTDRAFFVATKW is encoded by the coding sequence TTGAAATCTGAGATGTCTGACACGGCTTTCAACCTGATCGCTCCCTACTACGACGAGCTCATGCACAACGTGCCCTACGACTTCTGGGTGCGCTACGTGCACGAGCTGATAGACCGCTACCGCCTGAAGGTGCACAGTATCCTCGACCTTGCCTGTGGCACGGGCAACGTGGCGATGCGCTTGGCGAAAATGGGTTATGAGGTGTGGGGAGTAGACATCTCCGCGCCGATGGTGGCGGAAGCGCAGCGCAAAGCGCAGGAAGCGGGGCTACATATCCACTACGAGGTGCAAGACGCTGCGCAGCTGCAACTGCCCCGACAGTTTGACCTCGTGCTCAGCCTGTTCGACAGCCTGAACTATATCCTCTCTCCCGAAAAGCTGCAAGAGGCGTTCCGAAGGGTTTACACTCACCTGCAACCCGGAGGTGCGTTCCTCTTCGATGTGAATACCGAGTATGCCTTGCGCGAGGGGCTGTTCGACCAGGACAACCTCGGTTCGCGCCGCCGACTGCTTTATCGCTGGAAGAGCCGATACGACGAGGAGACCAGAATCTGTACGGTGGAGATGGAGTTCTGGCTGCGCAACGAGAGGGGAGAGCTCGCCCAACATTTTGTGGAGGTGCATCGCCAGCGAGCGTACACCCTGGACGAGTTGAACACCATGTTACGAGAGGCTGGCTTCGATTACGCCCGCGCCTTTCACGCCTATACCCTGCGTCCGCCCAACGCTACCACCGACCGCGCCTTCTTTGTGGCGACGAAGTGGTAA